CACATGCTGACGGAGTATATATAAATATACCAAACAACACAATTCTCGACAAACCAGTTCAGGTACTGCACATTGCTACAGGTATTTCAGGTGAGACAATGCTGAATCCGAGAAACCTTATTGTTGTTGGTAAAAATGTTGAAGCTAAACTTATAGAGCGTCACCAGAGCATCACAGAAAACGAAATACTGACAAATTCTGTTACCGAAATTTCTGTTGAACAGAATTCTCACTATTACCATTACAAGCTTCAAAACGATAATGATAATGCAAATTTAATCGACAATACGTTTGTCAGCCAAAACGCATATAGCAACGCTTATGTTGATACATTCTCATTTGGTGGAAATCTGACCAGAAACAACCTTGCATTTTACCTTAATGAAGAAAATGCTGTGGCTAACATGGATGGAATTTCACTTTTGAATAAAAATCAACATGTCGACAACTTTACTTTTGTCAACCACAAGGTACCAAACTGCGATAGCCACGAATTGTATAAAGGAATTTACGACGATTCATCAAAAGGTGTGTTCACGGGGATGATTCTTATAAACAAAGATGCCCAAAACACCAATGGCAATCAGCAAAATAACAATTTACTGTTATCGGAAAAAGCACAAATAAATGCCAAGCCCCAGTTAGAAATCTACGCTGACGATGTAAAAGCATCTCACGGATGTACTATCGGGCAACTCGACGATGAGGCCTTGTTCTTTATGCGTACACGTGGTATCGCTAAAAAAGACGCCAAGGCTATGTTGACATATGCTTTTGCAAGCGAAGCCCTGGAAAATGTAAAAATTGAAGGATTAAAAACGCACATCAATAAATTAATTGCCGGAAAATTAGGTGTTGATTTAGAGTTTGGAGAATAAACAAAACGTAGCAACATATTATTAAAAGTCTCAAAATTTATTTTTTGGGACTTTTTTTATTTTTTTTTGGGCGTATCCCTGTTGTCAGGATTACTCTTTCGGATTCCCTCAGTAAAAATTCCCGGCAACAGGGTCGGGCTTTCGCCTTTACTCCTCGCCGGATTCCTTCGACTTTCTCTCAACTTCCCCCGACTACGCACGCGAACCACCGC
This DNA window, taken from Bacteroidota bacterium, encodes the following:
- the sufD gene encoding Fe-S cluster assembly protein SufD encodes the protein MSLKEKIISTYKALGEAVSDESRIAEMKKQAIELFDTKGFPTLKDEDWKYTSLKSLLKTDYCIVSAENNDVELKDIEEYFIDINSYRVVLVDGYFNTNLSDIASDKIIISSMRDAVVKYPELVHSHLTKIAPNDKSMVALNTIAHADGVYINIPNNTILDKPVQVLHIATGISGETMLNPRNLIVVGKNVEAKLIERHQSITENEILTNSVTEISVEQNSHYYHYKLQNDNDNANLIDNTFVSQNAYSNAYVDTFSFGGNLTRNNLAFYLNEENAVANMDGISLLNKNQHVDNFTFVNHKVPNCDSHELYKGIYDDSSKGVFTGMILINKDAQNTNGNQQNNNLLLSEKAQINAKPQLEIYADDVKASHGCTIGQLDDEALFFMRTRGIAKKDAKAMLTYAFASEALENVKIEGLKTHINKLIAGKLGVDLEFGE